A genomic stretch from Caloenas nicobarica isolate bCalNic1 chromosome 3, bCalNic1.hap1, whole genome shotgun sequence includes:
- the DRC1 gene encoding dynein regulatory complex protein 1 produces MSRAAGADAGWRAPGPAPSGPGPQERIAARRRRISARLDAKRRAALGEDAEPTVVEEEEQRRSRKEIEESGQQPMEWQTKNL; encoded by the exons ATGAGCCGGGCAGCGGGCGCGGATGCGGGATGGCGGGCACCGGGCCCGGCCCccagcggccccggcccccAGGAGCGCatcgccgcccgccgccgccgcatCTCCGCCCGCCTTGATGCCAAGCGCCG GGCGGCCCTTGGAGAAGATGCGGAGCCCACTGTGGTcgaggaggaagagcagagaaggaGCCGTAAGGAGATTGAGGAGAGTGGGCAG CAGCCCATGGAatggcaaacaaaaaacctgtgA